Proteins from a single region of Abyssalbus ytuae:
- a CDS encoding UDP-glucose dehydrogenase family protein has translation MKISVIGTGYVGLVTGTCLAETGNEVLCVDIDENKVKRMQNGEVPIYEPHLDVLFERNIKAERLKFTTSLEEGLSHGDIIFLALPTPEDEDGSADLRYVLGVAGEIGKLISDYKVIVDKSTVPVGTADRVKETIAQNAKVDFDVVSNPEFLREGFAVDDFLKPERIVIGSSSEKAIKLMEKLYKPFVRSGNPILVMDEKSAELTKYAANSFLATKITFMNEIANFCEKVGANVDKVRIGMGTDSRIGKRFLFPGIGYGGSCFPKDVKALHKSGKDAEFNFQILESVLNVNAKQKLALIPKIESYFNEDIKDKHFAVWGLAFKPETDDIREAPALDVINSLLQKGATVTAFDPEAMENVQRKLGDKIKYATSMYDALKGTDALIICTEWSIFRTPNLNKIKDELKNPAIFDGRNLYDIEELKENGFDYFSIGR, from the coding sequence GTTTGGTAACCGGAACATGTCTGGCGGAAACAGGCAATGAAGTACTTTGTGTAGATATAGATGAAAATAAAGTTAAGCGTATGCAGAATGGTGAAGTGCCCATTTACGAGCCTCATCTGGATGTGCTTTTTGAAAGAAATATAAAAGCCGAAAGGTTAAAATTCACTACTTCTTTAGAGGAAGGGCTAAGTCATGGAGATATTATTTTCCTGGCATTGCCAACACCCGAAGATGAAGATGGCTCTGCCGATTTACGATATGTTTTGGGTGTTGCCGGTGAAATAGGGAAGCTTATATCAGACTATAAAGTGATAGTGGATAAAAGTACGGTGCCTGTGGGTACTGCAGACAGGGTGAAGGAGACCATTGCTCAAAATGCAAAAGTAGATTTTGATGTAGTTTCCAATCCTGAGTTTTTACGGGAAGGTTTTGCTGTGGACGACTTTTTAAAACCCGAGAGAATAGTGATCGGTTCAAGCTCCGAAAAGGCAATTAAACTTATGGAAAAACTTTATAAGCCGTTTGTAAGATCCGGAAACCCCATTCTTGTGATGGACGAAAAGTCTGCCGAACTTACCAAATATGCGGCCAATTCATTTTTAGCTACAAAAATTACCTTTATGAATGAGATTGCTAATTTTTGTGAGAAAGTGGGAGCAAATGTAGATAAAGTCCGCATTGGTATGGGAACCGATTCCCGCATCGGAAAAAGATTTCTTTTCCCCGGTATCGGTTACGGAGGTTCATGTTTTCCAAAAGATGTAAAGGCATTACACAAATCGGGAAAAGATGCCGAATTTAATTTCCAGATACTAGAGTCGGTTTTAAATGTGAATGCAAAACAAAAACTTGCTTTAATACCAAAAATAGAATCTTATTTTAATGAAGATATAAAAGACAAACATTTTGCCGTATGGGGCCTGGCTTTTAAACCTGAAACTGATGATATAAGGGAAGCTCCAGCCCTTGATGTGATAAATTCATTGTTACAAAAAGGAGCTACTGTAACTGCTTTTGACCCTGAAGCCATGGAAAATGTCCAAAGAAAACTGGGAGACAAAATAAAGTATGCAACTTCCATGTATGATGCTTTAAAAGGGACTGATGCTTTGATAATTTGTACGGAGTGGAGTATTTTCAGAACACCAAACCTGAATAAAATTAAGGATGAATTAAAAAACCCTGCTATTTTTGACGGGAGAAACCTATATGATATTGAAGAACTTAAAGAAAACGGCTTCGATTATTTTTCTATAGGGAGATAA
- a CDS encoding ATP-binding protein, with the protein MFLRKAHSELVKLAQQYKAVVVIGPRQSGKTTLVKSVFKGKPYVNLENPDIRNFALEDPRGFLNQFSKAGAILDEAQRTPQLFSYLQQILDEKKEGAQFVITGSNNFLLQQNVSQSLAGRVGYLTLLPFSLEELGDDAPKTINDLLFKGFYPPLYDKSFEIDKWFNNYIRTYLEKDVRQLKNIDNLIVFERFLRLCVGRIGQLLNKNALAIEVGVDSKTIESWISVLEASFVVFRLKPHHKNFNKRLVKMPKLYFYDVGLASALLGLHDANQWELHPFKGNLFENMIITELLKNRFNRGLPNNLYFWRDSAGHEIDILVDNFNEFMPIEVKAGKTITNEYFKGVNYWNNLTGFKGGKIIYGGEIYQKRSNDIEVIPYAELNKTDI; encoded by the coding sequence ATGTTTTTACGAAAGGCACATTCGGAATTAGTAAAACTGGCTCAACAATATAAAGCGGTAGTTGTCATCGGGCCAAGACAATCAGGAAAAACTACTCTTGTAAAGTCTGTTTTTAAAGGAAAACCATATGTTAATTTAGAAAATCCGGATATTCGGAATTTTGCTTTAGAAGACCCGAGAGGCTTCCTGAATCAATTTTCAAAAGCCGGGGCAATTCTGGACGAAGCACAACGGACACCTCAACTGTTTTCGTATTTACAACAAATATTAGATGAGAAAAAAGAAGGGGCACAATTCGTTATTACAGGTTCTAACAATTTTTTGCTACAACAAAATGTATCTCAAAGCTTGGCAGGCCGTGTCGGTTATTTAACATTGCTGCCTTTTTCTTTAGAAGAATTGGGAGATGATGCTCCAAAAACTATAAATGACCTGTTATTTAAAGGATTCTATCCTCCTCTTTATGATAAATCTTTTGAAATAGATAAATGGTTCAATAATTATATCAGAACTTATTTGGAAAAAGATGTAAGACAATTAAAGAACATTGATAATTTAATTGTTTTTGAACGTTTTTTAAGGTTATGTGTAGGGAGGATAGGACAACTTCTTAATAAAAATGCCTTAGCCATTGAAGTGGGTGTTGACAGCAAAACCATTGAATCCTGGATTAGTGTGCTGGAAGCCAGTTTTGTGGTTTTCAGGTTAAAACCCCATCATAAAAACTTTAATAAAAGACTGGTAAAAATGCCAAAATTATATTTTTATGATGTAGGGCTTGCCAGTGCTTTGTTAGGTTTACACGATGCAAATCAATGGGAATTACATCCCTTTAAAGGAAACCTTTTTGAAAACATGATTATTACGGAACTTTTAAAAAACAGATTTAATAGAGGATTACCTAATAATCTTTATTTTTGGAGAGACAGTGCAGGTCATGAAATAGATATTCTTGTTGACAATTTCAATGAGTTTATGCCAATTGAGGTAAAAGCAGGTAAAACCATTACGAATGAATATTTTAAAGGCGTAAATTATTGGAATAATTTAACAGGATTTAAAGGCGGGAAAATTATTTATGGAGGAGAGATATATCAAAAACGAAGTAATGATATAGAAGTGATTCCTTACGCAGAGTTGAACAAAACAGATATTTAA
- a CDS encoding UDP-glucuronic acid decarboxylase family protein yields MKKVLITGAAGFLGSHLCDRFIREGFCVIGMDNLITGDLKNIEHLFRLKEFEFYHHDVTKFVHVPGNLDYILHFASPASPIDYLKIPIKTLKVGALGTHNLLGLAKEKKSRILVASTSEVYGDPLVHPQNEDYYGNVSPVGPRGVYDEAKRFLEAITMAYHRSHGLETRIARIFNTYGPRMRLNDGRVVPAFIGQALRGENLTIFGDGLQTRSFCYVDDQVEGIYRLLMSDYVYPVNIGNPDEITIKEFAEEIIKLTDTEQKIIYKPLPKDDPLQRQPDITRAKEILGWEPKVSRKEGMKKTLEYFKSLSEEDLYKSAHKDFTSYL; encoded by the coding sequence TTGAAAAAAGTATTAATTACAGGGGCAGCAGGTTTTTTGGGCTCGCATTTATGCGACAGGTTTATAAGGGAAGGATTTTGTGTTATCGGAATGGATAACCTTATCACAGGCGACCTTAAAAATATTGAGCATCTTTTCAGGTTAAAGGAATTTGAATTTTATCATCACGATGTTACAAAGTTTGTGCATGTTCCCGGAAATCTGGATTACATCCTTCATTTTGCTTCACCTGCAAGCCCTATCGATTATCTTAAAATTCCTATAAAAACACTTAAAGTAGGTGCATTAGGCACTCATAATCTGTTAGGGTTGGCAAAAGAAAAAAAATCCAGGATACTGGTTGCATCAACGTCCGAAGTATATGGTGATCCTTTAGTACATCCTCAAAATGAAGATTATTATGGTAATGTGAGTCCGGTAGGTCCCCGGGGGGTATATGACGAAGCTAAAAGGTTTCTCGAAGCCATTACAATGGCATATCACAGGTCTCATGGCCTGGAAACCCGGATAGCTCGTATTTTCAATACCTATGGCCCCCGCATGCGTTTAAACGACGGGAGGGTTGTTCCTGCTTTTATAGGGCAGGCTCTCAGAGGGGAAAACCTGACTATTTTTGGTGACGGATTACAAACCCGTTCTTTTTGCTATGTAGACGATCAGGTAGAAGGTATTTACAGGTTACTGATGAGTGATTATGTATACCCGGTAAACATAGGAAACCCTGATGAAATAACTATTAAAGAATTTGCCGAAGAGATCATTAAACTAACGGATACAGAACAGAAAATTATTTATAAGCCCCTTCCGAAGGATGACCCCCTTCAAAGACAGCCTGATATAACCAGGGCAAAAGAAATACTTGGATGGGAACCTAAAGTGTCAAGGAAAGAAGGAATGAAAAAAACCCTGGAATATTTTAAAAGCCTGTCGGAAGAAGATTTATATAAAAGTGCACATAAAGATTTTACTTCTTATCTATAA
- a CDS encoding type II toxin-antitoxin system RelE/ParE family toxin, with product MVQINWTVQSVNDLKSIADYISVDSVKYAKLQIIRIKTRTFILKSQSHAGKIVPEINKSNIRELIEGNYRIIYKIVSEQQVDILAVHHSSRDLLRRKI from the coding sequence ATGGTTCAAATAAATTGGACCGTACAATCAGTAAATGATTTAAAAAGTATTGCTGATTATATATCCGTAGATTCTGTTAAATATGCTAAACTTCAAATAATTAGGATAAAAACAAGAACTTTTATTCTAAAATCCCAATCTCACGCAGGAAAAATAGTTCCTGAAATAAATAAAAGTAACATTCGGGAATTAATAGAAGGGAACTATCGGATTATCTATAAAATAGTTTCTGAACAACAAGTAGATATATTAGCCGTACATCATTCATCAAGGGATTTATTACGAAGAAAAATTTAG
- a CDS encoding O-antigen ligase family protein has translation MELIEKISELKEMFYKDENNSYVLNVFWNSLFIAFLLMPLGINMPTPFFIIAVITGIINIFKSKKNFIADNKVLLLFPFYFLLMAISLIYTENIPDGVALLQRSLTLLFFPVIFLFVKEDALTVRKLFDFLLWGLIVSFFINLSLAGYDTFIAVTNDGITNDHSPESFILSLTSAWDYFINTEFSRLINPNYVSIYILLVLSYYLKKDVASKTRLAVVVILFIYLFLSASIASYITLLIVSLLLISDIADKTKKHTTLIIFFLGAIVFLNNPHVLNFYEGPDNTIHEKESTEETSEKLRFLSWDAGWKLMSQSPLLGYGIGDANKELIEKYKELNYTQNYKRRYNAHNQFLQTWLQMGMPGLITLISIFIILAYRMRRSRSEMSVFIILFISLLFESMLVRFNGIVFFSIIVPLLLKKRSILSSKIIRNETVFTDRI, from the coding sequence TTGGAATTAATAGAAAAGATATCAGAACTAAAAGAAATGTTTTATAAAGACGAAAACAACAGCTATGTTCTGAATGTTTTTTGGAATAGTTTATTTATTGCTTTCCTTCTAATGCCGCTGGGAATTAACATGCCCACCCCCTTTTTTATTATTGCTGTTATAACAGGGATCATTAATATATTTAAATCCAAAAAGAATTTTATTGCCGATAATAAAGTATTGCTTCTCTTTCCTTTTTATTTTCTATTGATGGCCATCAGCCTTATTTATACCGAAAATATTCCGGATGGGGTTGCCCTGTTACAGCGTTCATTAACATTACTGTTTTTTCCTGTTATTTTTCTTTTTGTAAAAGAAGATGCATTAACCGTCCGAAAGCTTTTCGATTTTTTGTTATGGGGGTTGATAGTTTCATTTTTTATAAACTTGTCCCTGGCCGGGTACGATACCTTTATAGCGGTAACAAATGATGGTATTACAAATGACCATAGTCCGGAATCCTTTATTTTATCTCTTACAAGCGCATGGGATTATTTTATTAACACCGAGTTTTCCCGTTTAATAAACCCCAATTATGTTTCCATATACATATTACTGGTATTAAGTTATTATTTAAAAAAAGATGTCGCCTCCAAAACCCGCCTGGCAGTAGTGGTCATACTATTTATTTATCTTTTTCTTTCTGCTTCCATTGCCTCATACATTACCCTTTTAATCGTCTCTCTGCTGTTAATTTCTGATATAGCCGATAAAACCAAAAAACACACCACGCTTATCATCTTTTTTCTTGGTGCAATTGTATTTTTAAACAATCCGCATGTACTTAATTTTTATGAAGGCCCTGACAATACCATTCATGAGAAAGAATCTACTGAAGAAACCTCTGAAAAATTAAGATTTTTGTCATGGGACGCCGGCTGGAAGTTAATGAGCCAATCACCTTTGCTGGGATATGGAATCGGGGATGCCAATAAGGAGTTAATAGAAAAATACAAGGAATTAAACTATACCCAAAATTATAAAAGAAGGTATAATGCCCATAACCAGTTTTTACAGACATGGCTACAAATGGGAATGCCCGGACTTATCACTTTGATAAGTATTTTTATTATCCTTGCTTACCGGATGAGGCGCAGCCGCAGCGAAATGTCTGTTTTTATAATTTTGTTCATATCACTCCTTTTCGAGTCTATGCTGGTAAGGTTTAACGGGATTGTATTTTTTTCGATAATAGTTCCTTTACTTTTAAAAAAGAGAAGCATCCTAAGTAGTAAGATAATACGTAACGAAACTGTTTTTACCGATAGAATTTAA
- the purD gene encoding phosphoribosylamine--glycine ligase, whose amino-acid sequence MNILVLGSGGREHTFAWKLAQSKKINKLFVAPGNAGTAAIATNVNISATNFNAVKELVLKENINMVVVGPEDPLVQGIHDFFLEDNQLKNIPVIGPAKKGAQLEGSKEFAKQFMAKHNIPTAAYQSFTAQTVEAGYAFLETLNSPYVLKADGLAAGKGVLIINDLNEAKAELKSMLVDAKFGDASSKVVIEEFLSGIELSVFVLTDGKNYITLPTAKDYKRIGEKDTGLNTGGMGAVSPVPFADEVFMNKIEERIVKPTVKGLQEDNIPYKGFVFIGLIKVNDNPYVIEYNVRMGDPETEVVLPRVKNDLVELFEATAGQNLNTIKLEIDERYATTVVVVSGGYPEAYEKGKEMSGLENIGESIVFHAGTKYDNGKVVTNGGRVLAITSYEEDFREALKKSYRSIEKLNFDKMYYRKDIGFDL is encoded by the coding sequence ATGAATATTTTAGTACTTGGTTCTGGAGGAAGAGAACATACCTTTGCCTGGAAACTTGCTCAAAGTAAAAAAATCAATAAGCTTTTTGTAGCCCCCGGTAATGCAGGAACGGCTGCTATAGCTACCAATGTTAATATAAGCGCAACAAATTTTAACGCTGTAAAAGAGCTTGTACTAAAAGAAAACATCAACATGGTGGTGGTAGGTCCTGAAGATCCCCTGGTACAAGGCATTCATGATTTTTTCCTTGAAGACAACCAATTAAAAAACATTCCTGTTATAGGCCCCGCTAAAAAGGGGGCACAATTAGAAGGAAGCAAGGAATTTGCAAAACAGTTTATGGCAAAGCATAACATCCCTACTGCTGCCTATCAAAGTTTTACTGCACAAACTGTTGAGGCAGGATATGCTTTTCTTGAAACCTTAAATTCACCCTATGTTCTGAAAGCCGATGGCCTGGCTGCAGGCAAAGGAGTTTTGATCATTAATGACCTTAATGAAGCCAAAGCAGAGTTAAAAAGTATGCTGGTAGATGCCAAATTTGGAGATGCCAGTTCTAAAGTGGTGATAGAAGAATTTTTAAGCGGTATAGAGCTGAGTGTTTTTGTTTTAACCGATGGCAAAAATTATATCACCCTGCCTACGGCAAAAGATTATAAACGAATTGGTGAAAAAGACACAGGCCTTAACACCGGAGGTATGGGAGCGGTATCGCCCGTGCCCTTTGCCGATGAGGTTTTTATGAATAAAATTGAAGAACGCATTGTAAAACCTACCGTTAAGGGCTTACAGGAAGATAATATTCCTTATAAAGGCTTTGTTTTCATCGGGCTTATTAAAGTAAATGACAATCCGTATGTAATTGAATACAATGTAAGGATGGGCGATCCCGAAACCGAAGTCGTACTACCCCGTGTTAAAAATGATTTGGTTGAGCTATTTGAAGCCACTGCCGGCCAAAACCTTAATACAATAAAACTCGAAATTGATGAGCGTTACGCCACAACAGTAGTGGTGGTATCAGGAGGATATCCGGAAGCTTATGAAAAAGGAAAAGAAATGTCAGGACTTGAAAATATAGGAGAATCTATAGTATTTCATGCGGGAACCAAATATGACAATGGGAAAGTAGTGACCAACGGAGGAAGAGTATTGGCAATTACTTCGTATGAGGAAGATTTTCGTGAGGCACTAAAAAAATCTTATCGAAGCATAGAAAAATTAAACTTCGATAAGATGTATTACAGAAAAGATATTGGCTTTGACTTATAA
- a CDS encoding DUF6341 family protein, protein MKDFFEGIQYLFEEILFIPYDAFRSMHSWWGANIINWIFFIIGAVAMVYWVLQLKKFNDNNEENKDVTAHSYL, encoded by the coding sequence ATGAAAGATTTTTTTGAAGGTATTCAGTATTTATTTGAAGAAATTTTATTTATTCCCTATGACGCATTCCGTTCAATGCACAGTTGGTGGGGAGCAAATATCATTAACTGGATTTTCTTTATTATAGGTGCAGTAGCCATGGTATATTGGGTGTTACAACTTAAAAAATTTAACGATAACAACGAAGAAAACAAAGATGTTACGGCTCATTCTTATTTATAA